TAATATGTTAAGTGGCGGGGGAGAAATTAATAAAATTGGAATATCGCTTTACTTCTTAGGACTAATAAATATTGCTTTAAAAATATAGGGAAATAGCTTATAAAATCAACGTGTTATGATTCGATATGAGTTTGTCTTTTATTAAATATCAAGTGTTTTTTCCATCAACATAATGTTTCAAAAAAATTACGGGACACCCGAAGGCATCCCGTAACAGAAAATATATATCATCTACTATTTTTTGATCACGGTACGAACGATCGAATGATCTCCCGTCTCAACTTTAATAAGGTATACTCCAGTAGAGAGGTCCTCTAAAGAAAGTTGTACTTTCTGTTGATGGAATTTTCCTTGATAATATATTACACCTTGTGTATCATATATTTTCACTGTCTGAATAGCCTCTTCTTTTGAGAATAGATTCAAAAAGTGAGATACTGGGTTTGGATAGATTAGTACTAGCTCCTCTTGTGACTCCTTTTGTAATACAAAAGTAGACTTGAAATTTGAACCAATACCTAGATCCAAACCATTTCCTGAGTCTAGCTTATCACAAGGCCCTACATCAAATTTCTTATACCAATAGGTGCCTTCGTAATAGGCCACAAATCGTAATATAGTTCGTTTGGTATCATCAAAATCCTCAGGAACGTTAAAACTTCCTTCGAAGATCTGTTCTCCCTGTACATCTTTGGTATTAAAATGGTCATAATATATCTGATCCTCTGCTGTAAAACCATTTCTATCAGCATCGAAGAAAACTTTAAATCCGATAGCATCTTTTTCTCCTGATTCGCCTGCAGAACAGATCACTCTCCAAGTGATTTCGTCTCCATGTTTGGCAGATACGATATGAGAATCATAAAGATTGGTGTAAGCAGGGATATTTTTCTCTGGCAATACATAGGATACTTTCCCCACTTCTACACTCTGGATATGTCCAAATTTGGTTCCCCAATCCTGTTTCACTTCACACACTTTATAAGTGGTTCGAATGCAGTCTGTCTGTTTGGTTGTCCATGTCTCTCCATTGTCCAATGTGATGGTTAAACGGACATCAAAAGCCCCCTCTTTATTAAAGGTTACAATAGGGTTTTTTTCTGAAGATACTGCTGGAGTACCTTCTTCAAACTGCCATTGATAAGAGGCTATCTTATAACCAGAAACTACTTTGGATAGGTCTGTGAATTGTACTTCATTGCCCACTACAAGGTCGCTGTTGTTCATGGTAAAATCTACCGAAGCATGTTCTTCTGAAGGGGTGATTTTCAATCCATAGTCCTCAATCTCTCCACTCTCAATCACATCCGAAGGTCCTGCAATATAGTCTCTTTTGTCTCCTCTGTAGTATACCATGGCACGAATACGAGAAGGTTCAGAGGAAGCGTCGATAGGCACTACAAAGGAGCCTTTGATCGAGTATTTACTGTCTGTAAATGATGCGATCTCCACATCTCTGCTTACCATCAACTCCTCTGCATCAAACTCACTATTGTGGTTCCAATCACACCAGATATGCACTCCATCCAAATCATTCTGTCCAGAGAGACCTTGGTCTAAGTCAATCTCATACGCTAGTTCTGTTCCTGCCTTTGTAGTCACTAGCTTTTGAGTGTGGTAATCCATATATCTTGCCATATTCTCTGTGCGGTGGATCATCTCGCCGAGCTTCACTCTGGTAATTCCAGCATAGGTTGCATACTGTGTGTTTGGCGTAGCATATTTTTCTTCTACGGTGACTCCACCCTTTTTAGAGAGGGACTTGGTCTCTCCTGATTTGGTTGTCACGTTGAGTGATACATCGTAAGTTCCCACTTTCTCATACAGGATCTCAGAAGGGTTCTTTCCATCGAAGTGGTTTGGTACTCCGCCAGGAAATTCCCAATGCCATGCTACAATCTCATCATCATTAGAAGCGTTACTAAGATCTAATACTTTGATGGTATGTCTTAGAAGAATTTTTTCAGGGGTGATGGTGAAGTCAGGCGTCAATTCAGTGACAGAAGGAAGTACCATGACACTATAGTCTTCTAGCTCACCACTTTCATAGTTTCCTTGTGGATCATAGCCACTTGTATTTCGATTCTTGGTGTTGAATGCACACAAAATACGCAAGCCAACCTTCTTGTCTACCACCATATCTTGTGGGATCTGGATAGTCTGCTTGTAGAGGTAGTTTCCTTGATCGTTTGCCTCTGTGAAGTTCATGGTATGGTCCACAATCTCTTCATCTGGAGTGTATAGGCAGTCCCCATTTTTATCGAGCCAAGCATGGATAATGTAGGAGTCGGTCTTCCCTGTTTCATGTTGATTTAGTGTGATCTCCAAGTCGTAATGCTTCTCTTGTGCTACCACAGCCATATGGTCTTTAAAGAAACCTCCCCAATTGGTCACAGGACTCTCATTGTCAATGGTAGAGAACTTCACATGGGTAATCCCAGCATACGCTCTATATTTTGCAGTAGGGTAGTGGTACTGTGTATAGGTATCTTTAAAATGGATCTTGATATGACTATTTTCTAAAAGCGAGATCTCTTGTCCTTGTTCTTTGAAGATATCTTTAGCAAAACGTATCGTTAGGTTCTCAATGCTGTTGGTCGCTTCGTGTGCTTCCGCTTTACCCTCTAATGATATCATTGCAGAATGATCACTGCTTTTGGTAATTTTCAAAGAGAGGCCTTTGGGAAGGTTCTCTACAAAATAGTGTTCTCCCTCTTTCCATGTCATCTCTTTGAAATGCAATCCATTTAGAAGGGTGATGTCGAGACTGTTTTCTATGATTCCGTCATTTAAAAAGCGTTCTTCAAAACTATCGGTACCATAGCCAATACCGAAAGAGGGAACATATGTATCTGCAACCCCAGTAGCCATCAAGTTCTCTTCGCTCCACAAAGTAATACGAGCTGGATGTTGCATGGCTGCTTTCATACGGATCACCTGATCTTGTGTAAACATCTCGTAGTCGTCTGTGTAGTTCATAAAGTTTTGTGTGTTGGTCAATATGCCATTACAGTTCAGCTCATCCACTTTCATATGGGATTTGTTTGTTGCAGGGGTATCGTCACAAAAGTCTCCACCATCTTTTTCAGGACATCCTCCTTGAAATGTGTGCGCGAGATTAAAAAAGTGACCAAATTCGTGTGTCAAGACACGGCGAAAGTTTTCTGAAGTATTGGTCGAAAGATAGGCTCCATTATATACCACACGAGCCAAGTTGTGTTTGGTCATATATTCATTGGGATACCAAGATACTCCCGAGTTGTTTGTTTCTCCATCTCCATATAGGTCATTCATGATATAGACGTTCATATACTTATGATTGTCCCAAGCATACTTTTGAATCTGTTTGTCTGCTCCGCTGCTATCACCAAAACCAGACATTACCCCATGAAAGGTGATTCCGTTGGTCATATTCCCTTGGGGATCAATTTTTGCTAGTCGAAATTCCACTGGCATGATGCCCAATACCCCTTTAAAACTGTCATGGATGTTTGATTGGCCTGCCGATCTTTGGGCATAGTCTTGGTTCAGCTTCATCAGCGCATCTTCAATTAATGCGGTGGTTACTGCATATCCGCCTTGCTCTTTGCCAAAAACATGAAAGACCACAGGAATAATATACTTAGTCTCTGAATCTTGATTATAGGATTTGCGATGATGTTTCATCTTATGAATCAAACGTGTTTGATTCTGTTGCTCTTTTAAATAAGATTGGTAGGCTTCAGGATGTGCTTTCCAGAAAGCAGATTGTGCCTCTTGAAACTTGCACTCCTCGTGATTGTGTTCTTGGGCAAAGGTGTTGGCACTGTTTGAAGTCAGTAATATTGCAGTCAATGCAATAAGAAGGTAAAGTTGTTTCATCATATATGAAATTAAGGTTTATCGTTTCGAGACCTGTCAGATTCTTCCCCTCTTATTTCAACCTCACCCTTTCGTTATCTATCCCCCCTCAAAGATTGAAGTCATGTCGTATTGCAGCTCCTTCTTCTTCTTGGTTTCGAATGAAATTCTAAGTACTTCTATAGACAAAGACATCCATTTTCTAACAATCCCTCTATGAGTATTCATATTTATTTATAAATATGTTCAAAAACATTTGTAAAAGAGTGCAAATGTAAGAAAAGTGTTTGTTTTAGGTTTGGTAGAAGGTGTGTACACTTCTTAGGTGTAGGCTGTTTCCCTTATAATAATGTATCATAAGTCTCTTTTCGGCTCGGATACAAAAGAAAAAAACGCGTCTGTTTCTTTGTTTTTACTTTGTTTGAAAAGACATGTTTATAACTATGGTAAGTTTTCAGATTTTGAATGCGTTGCGATAGTTATCCACATGTGGATAACTCCTGTTTGTATTCGCCTATTGGCCGTTTTGATACGCTATATATGGAGCGTAAATAGAAGCAACGAAAAGATCCCTATGTTTTATTTCGATTAATGTTATGTTATAAATAATCGATCTTTTATATCTTTAGTATCTTATTGTCCTTTTACAACCTATGACACAAACACAGCCCCAAAAACGATTGTTAAAAGAGAGAGTCGTCAAGATATGGAACTTATTTGTTTTGCTTTCTAATGATATTCAAGAAAAGATTAAAG
The Prolixibacteraceae bacterium DNA segment above includes these coding regions:
- a CDS encoding PKD domain-containing protein, with the translated sequence MMKQLYLLIALTAILLTSNSANTFAQEHNHEECKFQEAQSAFWKAHPEAYQSYLKEQQNQTRLIHKMKHHRKSYNQDSETKYIIPVVFHVFGKEQGGYAVTTALIEDALMKLNQDYAQRSAGQSNIHDSFKGVLGIMPVEFRLAKIDPQGNMTNGITFHGVMSGFGDSSGADKQIQKYAWDNHKYMNVYIMNDLYGDGETNNSGVSWYPNEYMTKHNLARVVYNGAYLSTNTSENFRRVLTHEFGHFFNLAHTFQGGCPEKDGGDFCDDTPATNKSHMKVDELNCNGILTNTQNFMNYTDDYEMFTQDQVIRMKAAMQHPARITLWSEENLMATGVADTYVPSFGIGYGTDSFEERFLNDGIIENSLDITLLNGLHFKEMTWKEGEHYFVENLPKGLSLKITKSSDHSAMISLEGKAEAHEATNSIENLTIRFAKDIFKEQGQEISLLENSHIKIHFKDTYTQYHYPTAKYRAYAGITHVKFSTIDNESPVTNWGGFFKDHMAVVAQEKHYDLEITLNQHETGKTDSYIIHAWLDKNGDCLYTPDEEIVDHTMNFTEANDQGNYLYKQTIQIPQDMVVDKKVGLRILCAFNTKNRNTSGYDPQGNYESGELEDYSVMVLPSVTELTPDFTITPEKILLRHTIKVLDLSNASNDDEIVAWHWEFPGGVPNHFDGKNPSEILYEKVGTYDVSLNVTTKSGETKSLSKKGGVTVEEKYATPNTQYATYAGITRVKLGEMIHRTENMARYMDYHTQKLVTTKAGTELAYEIDLDQGLSGQNDLDGVHIWCDWNHNSEFDAEELMVSRDVEIASFTDSKYSIKGSFVVPIDASSEPSRIRAMVYYRGDKRDYIAGPSDVIESGEIEDYGLKITPSEEHASVDFTMNNSDLVVGNEVQFTDLSKVVSGYKIASYQWQFEEGTPAVSSEKNPIVTFNKEGAFDVRLTITLDNGETWTTKQTDCIRTTYKVCEVKQDWGTKFGHIQSVEVGKVSYVLPEKNIPAYTNLYDSHIVSAKHGDEITWRVICSAGESGEKDAIGFKVFFDADRNGFTAEDQIYYDHFNTKDVQGEQIFEGSFNVPEDFDDTKRTILRFVAYYEGTYWYKKFDVGPCDKLDSGNGLDLGIGSNFKSTFVLQKESQEELVLIYPNPVSHFLNLFSKEEAIQTVKIYDTQGVIYYQGKFHQQKVQLSLEDLSTGVYLIKVETGDHSIVRTVIKK